A window of the uncultured Fibrobacter sp. genome harbors these coding sequences:
- a CDS encoding carbohydrate-binding protein — protein GGKEGAQAGLSFVFDKSASSDGKNIPYATLKLDRPGDLKMPDGSSCSYTSNDMSVGDLDGDGELELVVKWDPSNQKDNSQSGYTGNVYIDGYKMNGKKLWRIDLGKNIRAGAHYTQFMVYDLDGDGIAEVAMKTSDGTVDGTGKVIGDKSKDYRTKTGTIMSGNEFLTVFNGKTGAAITTIDYMPGRNVTKNWGDTYGNRSERMLAAIAYLDGVHPSLVMMRGYYTYAYAVAYDFDGKQLKQRWYHKSETRGKGIFGEGNHNVSVGDINGDGKDEIVFGSAALKSDGTLLYRTGLGHGDALHLSDMDPDRPGLESWDVHEEKSAAYTDDFRGPDGKIIWGTKQPNPGVDNGRGLAADIDADHRGFEMWSSAGDGVKNVKGQKISGSKPSVNFRIYFDGDLQDELLDGSIDKWSTKDKKANRYFTYGNVNKSTTNNGTKKNPSLVADLFGDWREELILRSGSDAFMITIFGTPVTTDYRVYTLMHDPHYRVSIAWQNVAYNQPPHLGYYLPDAVKNLKQPSIYLAGDGTTPVVVDPVIVDPVVPEIKHDMTKESFVDASAPAEGKGTFEDTNEGWKEKGYYNFDNDEASFATWKVTAKEDAKTTVSIVFANGGNDARDMNLSVNGGEAVSVSLPSTGSWTTWQEVQVPVNIVKGENTLKLSSTTENGGPNVDGFYFGVPGVTLSSAEGTTALATGVQKLARGGYAEIEIYNMSGRIVGTIAKFVAAGESAVDLSQEPLPKGSYLVRVKIDGKYISKGIFKK, from the coding sequence CAGTTACACCTCGAACGACATGAGCGTGGGCGACCTGGACGGCGACGGGGAACTCGAACTTGTCGTAAAGTGGGACCCGAGCAACCAGAAGGACAACTCGCAGAGCGGCTACACGGGAAACGTGTACATCGACGGCTACAAGATGAACGGCAAAAAGCTGTGGCGCATCGACCTGGGCAAGAACATCCGCGCGGGCGCCCACTACACGCAGTTCATGGTCTACGACCTGGACGGCGACGGCATTGCCGAAGTCGCCATGAAAACTAGCGACGGCACTGTCGACGGTACAGGCAAGGTCATCGGCGACAAGAGCAAGGATTACCGCACAAAGACCGGCACCATCATGAGCGGGAACGAGTTCCTGACCGTGTTCAACGGCAAGACGGGCGCCGCCATCACGACCATCGACTACATGCCGGGCCGTAATGTTACCAAGAACTGGGGCGACACCTACGGCAACCGCAGCGAACGCATGCTCGCGGCCATCGCCTACCTCGACGGCGTACACCCGAGCCTCGTGATGATGCGCGGCTACTACACCTACGCCTATGCGGTCGCCTACGATTTCGACGGCAAGCAACTCAAGCAGCGCTGGTACCACAAATCCGAAACGAGGGGCAAGGGCATCTTTGGCGAAGGCAACCACAACGTTTCCGTGGGCGACATCAACGGCGACGGCAAGGACGAAATCGTGTTCGGTTCCGCGGCGCTCAAGTCCGACGGCACGCTCCTTTACCGCACAGGGCTCGGACACGGCGACGCGCTCCACCTTTCGGACATGGACCCCGACCGCCCGGGCCTTGAATCGTGGGATGTTCACGAAGAAAAGTCCGCCGCCTACACCGACGACTTCCGCGGCCCCGACGGCAAGATCATCTGGGGCACCAAGCAGCCGAACCCGGGCGTCGACAACGGCCGAGGCCTTGCCGCAGACATCGACGCGGATCACCGCGGATTCGAGATGTGGAGCAGCGCGGGCGACGGCGTGAAGAACGTGAAGGGCCAGAAGATTTCGGGCAGCAAGCCCTCGGTGAACTTCCGCATCTATTTCGACGGCGACCTGCAAGACGAACTACTCGACGGTTCTATAGACAAGTGGAGCACCAAGGACAAGAAGGCGAACCGCTACTTCACCTACGGCAACGTGAACAAGTCCACTACGAACAACGGAACAAAGAAGAACCCGAGCCTCGTAGCCGATTTGTTCGGCGACTGGCGCGAAGAACTTATCCTGCGTTCGGGCAGCGACGCCTTCATGATTACGATTTTCGGCACTCCGGTCACGACGGATTACCGCGTGTACACCCTGATGCACGACCCGCATTACCGCGTGAGCATTGCCTGGCAGAACGTGGCCTACAACCAGCCGCCGCACCTGGGCTACTACCTGCCCGATGCGGTGAAGAACCTGAAGCAGCCTTCCATTTACCTCGCAGGTGACGGTACTACCCCCGTGGTTGTTGACCCGGTGATTGTCGACCCCGTCGTTCCCGAAATCAAGCACGACATGACGAAGGAATCGTTCGTGGATGCATCCGCCCCGGCAGAAGGTAAAGGCACCTTCGAAGACACGAACGAAGGCTGGAAAGAGAAGGGCTACTACAACTTCGACAACGATGAGGCGAGTTTTGCCACCTGGAAAGTGACCGCAAAGGAAGACGCGAAGACGACCGTCTCCATCGTGTTTGCAAACGGCGGGAACGATGCCCGCGACATGAACCTGTCCGTAAACGGCGGCGAAGCGGTCAGCGTAAGCCTGCCTTCTACCGGCAGCTGGACCACCTGGCAAGAAGTCCAGGTTCCCGTGAACATCGTGAAGGGAGAGAATACGCTCAAGCTCTCCTCCACCACGGAGAACGGCGGCCCGAACGTGGACGGTTTCTACTTCGGGGTGCCGGGCGTGACGCTTTCCTCTGCGGAAGGCACAACCGCCCTTGCGACTGGTGTGCAAAAGCTTGCCCGTGGCGGATATGCCGAAATCGAGATTTACAACATGAGCGGCCGCATCGTGGGGACCATCGCGAAATTTGTCGCCGCAGGTGAGAGCGCCGTGGACCTCTCGCAGGAACCGCTCCCGAAGGGGAGTTACCTCGTGCGAGTAAAAATCGACGGCAAGTACATCTCCAAGGGCATTTTTAAGAAATAG
- a CDS encoding GDSL-type esterase/lipase family protein translates to MNGFYSKIWQSLVAISMVIAPAAVWAKVTIYMCGDSTMQDWNAGYYPKQGIGQNFGYFFDSGLATVKNYGAGGTAAETYYNGGKWTPVKNTLQKGDYVFIKFGINDRNYSSEAGYRTYMTKMINEAKAKGAYPIIVNPVRRSDFRGTKQDSIYESYHNYPIIARELSKTLNTPIIDMDTLSRNYLLSVGQFYAHHYLNVVLDKGEYSNYANGNNDNLHFQQNGAIAFGRIITEQLRVHPDAQVKKLADYLAPMYKVDVKVSPAGSDQATTISSYYPKGMTVTLKTTPKSGKKFLGWYDGNGKKVSGNANASVKSDKIYTFVMGSASTQYTAVYEGGTAEKYTGDGKALTAFPTGTPKKLSDVTYSVDTTAKDTVQEEEKHISLDIKNFIDAANPDTGSGATEANHEGYTGNGFFNFENALNSTAEYKMKFPSAGYVTMGIRYSFAGTEERSLNVYLDHDYIVKFKPTADWDTWDTAYVDLDLINGEGILKFISMTEKGGPNIDAFGFSVDDVERIVPEVETTSLKGNILSVAKNENTRIDVFDMSGRLVARKLSGSDNIDLSDIVQASGIYRIIVRNGKHKFSTTWANVK, encoded by the coding sequence ATGAACGGATTTTATTCAAAGATTTGGCAAAGCCTCGTGGCAATTTCCATGGTCATTGCCCCGGCAGCCGTATGGGCGAAAGTAACCATCTACATGTGCGGCGATTCCACCATGCAGGACTGGAACGCAGGCTATTACCCCAAACAGGGCATCGGCCAGAATTTCGGATACTTCTTCGATTCCGGGCTCGCGACCGTCAAAAACTACGGTGCGGGCGGTACCGCCGCAGAAACTTATTACAACGGCGGGAAATGGACACCAGTCAAGAACACCCTCCAGAAAGGCGACTACGTATTCATCAAGTTCGGCATCAACGACCGCAACTACAGTTCCGAAGCCGGTTACCGCACCTACATGACCAAGATGATCAACGAGGCGAAGGCCAAGGGAGCCTACCCCATCATCGTGAATCCGGTACGCCGCAGCGATTTCCGCGGAACAAAGCAGGATTCAATTTACGAATCCTACCACAACTACCCGATTATCGCACGCGAACTTTCGAAAACGCTCAACACGCCCATCATCGACATGGACACCCTGAGCCGCAACTACCTGCTTTCCGTAGGCCAGTTCTACGCCCACCATTACCTGAACGTGGTGCTCGACAAGGGCGAATACAGTAACTACGCGAACGGGAACAACGACAACCTTCATTTCCAGCAGAACGGAGCCATCGCTTTCGGGCGCATCATTACCGAACAGTTGCGCGTACACCCGGACGCTCAGGTAAAAAAACTCGCCGACTACTTGGCGCCCATGTACAAGGTAGACGTGAAAGTCAGCCCCGCAGGTTCCGACCAGGCGACGACTATCAGCTCCTATTATCCCAAGGGCATGACGGTGACGCTCAAGACTACACCAAAATCCGGCAAGAAATTTCTTGGCTGGTATGACGGCAACGGCAAAAAGGTGAGCGGGAACGCGAACGCCTCGGTAAAATCAGACAAGATATACACCTTCGTCATGGGTTCCGCCAGCACGCAATACACCGCTGTTTACGAAGGCGGCACCGCAGAAAAATACACCGGTGACGGCAAGGCGCTCACGGCATTCCCGACAGGAACTCCGAAAAAACTTTCCGACGTAACATACTCCGTAGACACTACCGCGAAAGACACCGTCCAAGAAGAAGAAAAGCATATAAGCCTAGACATCAAGAACTTTATCGACGCCGCTAATCCCGACACAGGAAGCGGCGCCACCGAGGCAAACCACGAAGGCTATACAGGCAACGGTTTCTTCAATTTCGAAAACGCGCTGAATTCTACCGCCGAATACAAGATGAAGTTTCCCTCTGCAGGCTACGTGACTATGGGAATCCGCTATTCCTTTGCCGGCACCGAAGAGCGCTCGCTGAACGTGTACCTCGACCACGATTATATCGTGAAGTTCAAGCCCACGGCAGATTGGGACACCTGGGATACCGCCTACGTGGATCTAGACCTCATCAACGGCGAAGGAATCCTCAAGTTCATTTCCATGACCGAAAAAGGAGGGCCGAACATAGATGCTTTTGGATTCAGCGTTGACGATGTGGAACGAATCGTTCCCGAAGTCGAGACAACATCCCTGAAAGGCAACATTCTTTCTGTCGCGAAAAACGAAAACACAAGGATAGATGTTTTCGACATGTCGGGCCGTCTGGTCGCCCGCAAGCTCTCCGGCAGCGACAACATAGACCTGTCCGACATCGTCCAGGCAAGCGGCATCTACCGCATCATCGTCCGCAACGGGAAACACAAATTTAGCACCACCTGGGCCAACGTAAAATAA
- a CDS encoding GDSL-type esterase/lipase family protein, translating to MKNFFKYAIVAGLFTSLAVSDTTSFTIHVIGDSTVCNYKDSAYPQKGWGQVLNNFFDASRVKVNNVAIGGRSSKSFIVDGRLKSLEPNIQKGDFVFVQFGHNDRTANKPERYVPQDSFPYYMKQYITTAQKRGATPVLVSTVTMSGSRNVFSTGSNNYDSRGMMLKLAKDYKIPFVDLNMKSYNTYNNTYKGMMDSYVKKFLYMQLDAGLYPNYPNGSNDGNTHFQEMGSMGHGTMIAEELERGVNDTFLSPESKAELTKLVSALRPRYKVTVKANIATKGAITQDQSFPGGSPMTLRVAPASGETFEYWADENCKKISSNKLYYGFKTPNHNTTYTAMFKGGAACVASSTTENESSSSVVPASSSSEFPQSSSAIVECSNLKGIKAWPSPIDMANPDKGDGTTDTNHEGYVGKGFFNLTNDISSTATYKLTSDRSATNARVMVRYAFDGTENRDMKIKIDAVTYDIKLPPTGGWDIWDTAYVEDVWLDAVDFDMVLYSTTNNGGPNVDMVSFTNEAVHRVGCPVAEVLKDSSGTQDPEKGTTIAATMQKNQMGFDPRNLTFRSAGGLARIQIMNALGKTVLDETRMVSAGNVTLLQGGARLSAGRYYLRIELDGKIAIFAHFAVSGK from the coding sequence ATGAAGAACTTTTTCAAATACGCCATCGTGGCCGGCCTGTTTACAAGCCTTGCCGTGAGCGACACCACATCCTTCACCATCCATGTCATCGGCGATTCTACGGTCTGCAACTACAAGGATTCCGCATACCCGCAAAAAGGCTGGGGCCAGGTACTGAACAACTTCTTTGACGCTTCCCGCGTGAAGGTAAACAACGTGGCTATTGGCGGGCGCAGTTCCAAGAGTTTCATCGTTGACGGGCGTCTAAAAAGCCTTGAGCCCAACATCCAGAAAGGGGATTTCGTATTCGTGCAGTTCGGGCATAACGACCGCACCGCAAACAAGCCGGAACGCTACGTCCCCCAGGATTCCTTCCCGTATTACATGAAGCAGTACATCACGACGGCGCAAAAGCGCGGGGCAACCCCGGTGTTGGTTTCAACCGTCACCATGAGCGGTTCGCGCAACGTATTTTCTACCGGCAGCAACAACTACGATTCCCGCGGCATGATGCTTAAACTTGCGAAGGATTACAAGATTCCCTTCGTAGACCTGAACATGAAATCCTACAATACCTATAACAATACATACAAAGGAATGATGGATTCGTATGTCAAGAAATTCCTTTACATGCAACTGGACGCAGGACTATACCCCAACTACCCCAACGGCAGTAACGACGGGAATACGCACTTCCAGGAAATGGGTTCCATGGGCCACGGCACCATGATTGCAGAAGAACTGGAAAGGGGCGTAAACGACACCTTCCTTTCGCCCGAATCGAAGGCAGAACTCACAAAGCTCGTTTCGGCGTTACGCCCCCGCTACAAGGTGACCGTAAAGGCGAACATTGCGACTAAGGGCGCTATCACGCAGGACCAGAGTTTCCCGGGAGGTTCCCCCATGACCCTTCGGGTGGCACCCGCAAGCGGCGAGACCTTTGAATACTGGGCAGACGAGAACTGCAAGAAAATTTCGTCCAACAAGCTCTACTACGGTTTCAAGACGCCCAACCACAATACGACCTACACCGCCATGTTCAAGGGCGGCGCCGCCTGTGTCGCAAGTTCAACTACCGAAAACGAAAGTTCCAGCTCTGTAGTGCCAGCATCTTCCAGTTCCGAATTCCCGCAATCCAGTTCCGCCATCGTAGAATGCTCCAACCTCAAGGGAATCAAGGCCTGGCCTTCACCCATCGACATGGCAAACCCGGACAAGGGAGACGGCACCACCGACACGAACCACGAAGGCTACGTGGGCAAGGGATTCTTCAACCTTACCAACGACATTTCCAGCACAGCTACGTACAAGCTCACTTCCGACAGGTCAGCCACCAACGCACGGGTTATGGTGCGCTACGCTTTTGACGGGACCGAAAACCGCGACATGAAAATCAAGATCGATGCAGTCACCTACGATATAAAGCTCCCGCCTACCGGTGGCTGGGATATCTGGGACACCGCCTATGTGGAAGACGTTTGGCTCGACGCAGTAGATTTTGACATGGTCCTCTATTCCACAACAAATAACGGAGGCCCCAACGTTGACATGGTATCCTTTACCAACGAGGCCGTACACCGGGTCGGATGCCCCGTCGCCGAAGTACTCAAGGACTCTAGCGGCACGCAGGATCCCGAAAAGGGCACCACCATCGCCGCCACCATGCAAAAGAACCAAATGGGTTTCGACCCTCGAAACCTTACATTCCGTTCCGCAGGCGGTTTGGCACGCATACAAATCATGAATGCACTCGGCAAGACAGTTCTTGACGAGACCCGCATGGTTTCGGCCGGCAACGTAACGCTCCTACAAGGAGGCGCACGACTTTCAGCCGGTCGCTACTACCTACGCATAGAACTTGACGGGAAAATCGCCATTTTTGCGCATTTTGCGGTATCGGGGAAATGA
- a CDS encoding GDSL-type esterase/lipase family protein — protein sequence MEQQKQLAGIDTAIKAATILTAVAVLGAFAWADAAENYKFDFGEGPVAAGYTQVKASTKYSDSQGYGFESGTVSSVDRLWDDDLTTDFLTAKGDMVFSVALPQGNYEVTFILGDGENESETTVWAENRKLMLDRVTLAGGVFSRQTVSLRRMETRSMDGSVTMSIKDREKDYRTWDKKLTFVISGKAPAVAGIEIKRNDNVTTLWLCGNSTVVDQIMAPWAGWGQMAPGFFKSSLAIANYAESGLTASGFYSMKRLAKILSEVKKGDFVTVQFAHNDQKNQNDVNNYEATLTKYANEIKAKGATPLFVTSTARQNETDPKTAVGGLPERMRALGKKLGVTVLDLNQHSITLGKALGGNKEKMYMYTASDKTHFCEYGAYELARANIEEIKAKVPELAKHLRDDHEAFNSSKPDPLDILTRAKTPITDGGLIQVEPESSSSEEPESSSSAEIAGPQSSGTEDTEGVTIVESMTPRNALSGRIDGSTLHLEGVDGGAHDISVFDMQGHRIAEFRAVQGSELHVTLRQGAYLVKVSQGNRTLGIFKAVRR from the coding sequence ATGGAACAGCAAAAACAATTAGCAGGAATAGACACTGCGATCAAGGCAGCAACGATTCTCACGGCGGTCGCAGTCCTCGGGGCGTTCGCATGGGCAGACGCCGCCGAAAACTACAAGTTCGACTTCGGCGAGGGCCCGGTTGCCGCGGGCTACACGCAAGTCAAGGCAAGCACCAAGTACAGCGACTCGCAGGGCTACGGTTTCGAAAGCGGGACGGTTTCTTCGGTAGACCGCCTGTGGGACGACGACCTCACCACGGATTTCTTGACGGCGAAGGGCGACATGGTTTTCTCGGTGGCACTCCCGCAAGGCAATTACGAGGTGACGTTCATTCTCGGTGACGGTGAGAACGAAAGTGAAACCACCGTATGGGCCGAAAACCGCAAGCTCATGCTCGACCGCGTCACCCTCGCCGGCGGCGTGTTCAGCAGGCAGACCGTTTCGCTCAGGCGCATGGAAACAAGAAGCATGGACGGCTCGGTGACCATGAGCATCAAGGACCGCGAAAAAGATTACCGCACCTGGGACAAGAAGCTCACCTTCGTCATCAGCGGCAAGGCGCCCGCCGTCGCAGGAATCGAAATCAAGCGTAACGACAACGTGACCACGCTCTGGCTCTGCGGAAACTCCACCGTGGTTGACCAGATTATGGCACCGTGGGCGGGCTGGGGCCAGATGGCCCCGGGATTTTTCAAATCCAGCCTTGCCATCGCGAACTACGCCGAATCGGGCCTTACCGCCAGCGGGTTCTACAGCATGAAGCGTCTCGCCAAGATTCTCTCCGAAGTCAAGAAGGGCGACTTCGTGACCGTGCAGTTCGCACATAACGACCAGAAGAATCAAAACGACGTGAACAACTACGAAGCGACCCTCACCAAGTACGCAAACGAAATCAAGGCGAAGGGCGCCACGCCGCTGTTCGTGACATCCACCGCAAGGCAGAACGAGACCGACCCGAAAACAGCCGTGGGCGGGCTTCCCGAACGCATGCGCGCCCTCGGCAAAAAACTCGGCGTCACCGTACTCGACCTGAACCAGCACAGCATCACGCTCGGCAAGGCGCTCGGAGGCAACAAGGAAAAAATGTACATGTACACCGCGAGCGACAAGACGCACTTCTGCGAATACGGCGCCTACGAACTCGCCCGCGCGAACATCGAAGAAATCAAGGCGAAAGTGCCTGAACTCGCCAAGCACCTGCGCGACGACCATGAGGCATTCAACTCCAGCAAGCCCGATCCGCTCGACATCCTTACACGGGCAAAGACACCCATCACCGATGGAGGCTTGATTCAGGTGGAACCGGAATCCAGCAGTTCCGAAGAGCCGGAATCTTCTTCAAGCGCAGAAATCGCCGGGCCGCAGTCTTCCGGCACAGAAGATACCGAGGGTGTCACCATCGTCGAATCCATGACGCCGCGCAATGCACTTAGCGGTCGAATCGACGGCAGCACGCTCCATCTCGAAGGCGTCGACGGCGGCGCACACGACATCAGCGTCTTCGACATGCAAGGCCACCGCATCGCGGAATTCCGCGCAGTGCAGGGGAGCGAACTCCACGTAACCCTACGGCAAGGCGCCTATCTCGTCAAGGTCTCGCAAGGCAACAGGACCCTCGGAATTTTCAAGGCCGTAAGGCGTTAA